One window of Mucilaginibacter inviolabilis genomic DNA carries:
- a CDS encoding ABC transporter ATP-binding protein codes for MEPLNTDKPLITIKDIGRKYVIGSEVIHALKSVTLNINKGEFVALMGPSGSGKSTLMNILGCLDTPSKGEYILNGINVSHMTDNELAEVRNSEIGFVFQTFNLLPRNTALDNVALPLIYAGINKETRMERATNALKNVGLGNRVDHKPNELSGGQRQRVAVARALINNPSIILADEPTGNLDTKTSIEIMGLIEDIHAKGNTIILVTHEEDIALHAHRIVRMRDGLVEKDYANTEIQTVNRRVEEV; via the coding sequence ATGGAGCCATTGAATACAGACAAACCATTAATAACCATTAAAGATATCGGGCGTAAGTACGTGATCGGCTCCGAAGTGATCCACGCGCTTAAATCAGTTACCCTCAATATCAATAAAGGTGAGTTTGTAGCATTAATGGGCCCATCCGGTTCGGGTAAATCAACCTTAATGAATATCCTGGGATGCCTGGATACCCCGTCAAAAGGCGAGTATATCCTGAATGGTATCAACGTGAGCCACATGACCGATAATGAACTGGCCGAAGTGCGTAACTCCGAGATCGGTTTCGTTTTCCAGACATTTAACCTACTGCCTCGTAATACGGCTCTTGATAATGTGGCATTGCCCTTAATTTATGCAGGGATTAACAAAGAAACCCGTATGGAACGCGCTACCAATGCGCTTAAAAATGTGGGTTTAGGTAATCGTGTTGATCATAAGCCTAACGAATTATCGGGCGGTCAGCGCCAGCGTGTGGCCGTAGCGCGTGCCCTGATCAATAATCCATCTATTATCCTGGCCGATGAGCCTACGGGTAACCTCGATACCAAAACATCCATTGAGATAATGGGGTTGATAGAAGATATCCACGCCAAAGGCAATACCATTATACTGGTAACGCACGAGGAAGATATTGCACTGCACGCCCACCGTATTGTACGTATGCGCGATGGCCTGGTTGAAAAAGACTACGCCAATACTGAAATCCAAACGGTAAACAGACGCGTAGAGGAAGTATAG
- a CDS encoding serine hydrolase domain-containing protein: MKRYILFILAIITTSCSFAQTGNITSPEPITLPVYKANVGKVVFLADTIALERLKQTDLLSRFEARPQNNLYIRLFIANSLTNYQHQLNPSLSVEDLNKGNFQFTFYVDGKQIYQENLNKGANLPVTKNTKTTIRVPLISNRNEDSWGRGLWYRFTARGGDDALTTGAHLLKIEIRPYINVPNLKVGEIIASGELQFVVPPADLKAVQIQTIKPNSGWQVSSDPFDQNKIRELNGLIAQNKLKDITSIIVIKNGKLLIEEYFNGSSRDSLHDPRSVGKTFASAMMGIAIHDGFIKSENQTLKNFYDLKKFNNYSPRKEDITLKSLLTMSSIFDGDDNDSNSPGNEENMYPTPDWAKFTLDLRVDSSKTAGKQWNYFTAGAMLLGDIINKSVPGGLEKYTDEKLFKPLGITKYQWPYSPQHVPSTAGGLQMRSLDFAKFGQLYKNNGIWNGKQIIPESWVKQSFTQYLALPKDVVGEGYYGYLFWNKTYTVNNKPYETFYCSGNGGNKIFVFTNTPLVVIVTATAYNRPYAHPQVDKMMQQYILPAVLK, translated from the coding sequence ATGAAACGCTATATTCTTTTTATCTTGGCTATAATAACCACCAGTTGCTCATTTGCACAAACCGGTAATATTACTTCTCCTGAACCTATTACGCTACCCGTTTATAAGGCGAACGTAGGAAAAGTAGTCTTTCTGGCCGATACCATAGCGCTTGAAAGGCTAAAACAAACCGATTTGCTGAGCCGCTTTGAAGCCAGACCTCAAAATAATTTGTATATCAGGCTTTTTATTGCCAATTCCCTTACTAACTATCAACATCAGCTTAACCCTTCTTTAAGTGTAGAGGATTTAAATAAAGGGAATTTTCAGTTTACCTTTTATGTTGACGGGAAGCAGATATACCAGGAAAATCTGAATAAAGGTGCCAATCTGCCCGTTACAAAAAATACCAAAACAACCATTAGGGTTCCCCTGATCAGTAACCGTAACGAAGATTCATGGGGGAGAGGCCTTTGGTATCGCTTTACCGCCAGGGGTGGTGATGATGCGCTGACAACCGGTGCGCATTTATTGAAAATAGAAATTCGACCGTATATTAATGTCCCCAATTTAAAGGTTGGTGAGATAATTGCCAGCGGAGAACTTCAGTTTGTTGTGCCTCCGGCCGATCTGAAAGCTGTTCAGATACAGACCATAAAACCCAATAGCGGCTGGCAGGTTTCCAGTGATCCCTTTGATCAAAATAAGATCAGGGAATTGAATGGCCTGATAGCTCAAAACAAACTGAAAGATATTACCAGCATTATAGTGATCAAAAACGGGAAGTTATTGATAGAAGAGTATTTTAATGGCAGCTCGCGCGATTCCCTGCATGATCCCCGTTCGGTGGGTAAAACTTTCGCCTCGGCCATGATGGGGATCGCGATACATGATGGGTTTATTAAAAGCGAAAACCAGACGTTAAAGAATTTTTACGATCTTAAAAAGTTTAACAACTACTCGCCCCGCAAAGAAGATATTACCCTGAAAAGCCTGCTTACCATGAGCTCGATATTTGACGGTGACGATAACGACAGCAATTCGCCAGGGAACGAAGAAAATATGTACCCAACGCCCGACTGGGCAAAATTTACGCTTGATCTTCGTGTGGATAGCTCCAAAACCGCAGGTAAACAGTGGAATTATTTTACGGCCGGAGCCATGCTTTTGGGTGATATCATCAATAAATCGGTTCCCGGAGGCTTAGAAAAATATACGGACGAAAAGCTATTTAAACCTTTGGGGATAACAAAATATCAATGGCCCTATTCTCCGCAGCACGTTCCAAGTACTGCCGGTGGCTTGCAGATGCGTTCGCTGGATTTTGCCAAATTCGGTCAACTATACAAAAATAATGGGATCTGGAACGGCAAACAAATTATCCCTGAAAGTTGGGTGAAACAATCATTTACCCAATATTTAGCCCTGCCAAAAGATGTGGTAGGCGAGGGCTATTATGGTTATTTGTTCTGGAACAAAACCTACACGGTGAATAATAAGCCGTATGAAACCTTTTATTGCTCGGGTAATGGCGGCAACAAAATATTTGTTTTTACCAATACGCCATTGGTTGTGATTGTTACCGCTACAGCATATAACAGACCCTACGCACATCCGCAGGTTGACAAAATGATGCAGCAGTATATTTTGCCGGCAGTGTTGAAGTAG
- the gatC gene encoding Asp-tRNA(Asn)/Glu-tRNA(Gln) amidotransferase subunit GatC, producing the protein MTIDKETVEKVAHLARLELNETEKQEMIKDMSKILDFMAKLNELDTTGVEPLVYMTADTNVLRDDVVKQQITHQEALENAPKHDENYFLVAKVIEK; encoded by the coding sequence ATGACCATTGATAAAGAAACAGTTGAAAAAGTTGCCCACCTGGCCCGTTTAGAGCTTAACGAAACAGAAAAACAGGAGATGATTAAGGATATGAGTAAGATTCTTGATTTTATGGCAAAACTGAATGAACTGGATACAACCGGTGTTGAGCCCCTGGTTTACATGACTGCTGACACCAATGTTTTACGCGATGATGTGGTAAAACAACAAATAACCCATCAGGAGGCCCTGGAAAACGCTCCAAAACACGATGAGAACTACTTCCTGGTTGCCAAAGTGATCGAGAAATAA
- a CDS encoding cyanophycinase has translation MRHLIITVIFLGSQLAAWAFTCTDTVKKSKHIPGRPASIGIIGDTANVTTPVKAGLVMIGGGRDVDEAFKWMIDRSGGGDVVIIRASGKDGYNPYIYGLGKVNSVETLKINSRELANNDTVAYIIRNAEMLFIAGGNQSDYMNYWRGTKTMDAINYLLNIKHAPVGGTSAGCAIMGGIYYSGENASVTAEQALANPYNPLVKLYNDDLLHAPFLKSVITDQHYITRDRQGRHVAFLSRIIKDWQLFANGIAADEHTAVCVDENGRAIVIGTSKAYFLMTNSQKPPEVCEPGKPLTWNNNQQAIHVYEVQGTATGSGGFDVASFDQTKASGGKWLWWWVDAGKLKRQEVK, from the coding sequence ATGCGCCATCTCATTATAACCGTTATCTTTTTAGGCTCGCAGTTGGCGGCGTGGGCATTCACTTGTACAGATACCGTTAAAAAAAGTAAACATATCCCCGGTCGACCGGCGTCGATAGGTATTATTGGCGATACGGCCAATGTAACCACCCCGGTTAAAGCCGGCCTGGTGATGATAGGCGGTGGCAGGGATGTTGACGAAGCTTTTAAGTGGATGATTGACCGTAGCGGTGGCGGCGATGTGGTAATCATCCGGGCATCAGGTAAGGATGGTTACAATCCTTATATCTATGGGCTGGGTAAGGTAAATTCGGTAGAAACCCTTAAAATTAACTCCAGGGAGTTGGCAAACAATGATACGGTTGCTTACATTATCCGCAATGCCGAAATGCTTTTTATTGCAGGCGGTAATCAATCCGATTACATGAACTACTGGCGCGGCACCAAAACCATGGATGCCATCAACTATCTGCTTAATATAAAACATGCGCCTGTTGGCGGTACAAGTGCAGGATGTGCCATCATGGGCGGTATTTATTATAGTGGCGAGAATGCCAGCGTTACAGCCGAACAGGCGCTGGCTAATCCTTATAACCCACTGGTAAAATTGTATAATGATGATCTGCTGCACGCACCGTTTTTAAAATCGGTAATTACCGACCAGCATTATATTACCCGAGACAGGCAGGGCCGCCATGTGGCTTTTTTAAGTCGTATTATTAAAGATTGGCAACTGTTTGCCAACGGCATAGCCGCCGATGAACATACCGCGGTTTGTGTTGACGAAAACGGTCGTGCTATAGTAATAGGTACCAGCAAAGCCTACTTTTTAATGACCAACAGCCAAAAACCACCAGAGGTATGCGAACCGGGCAAACCTTTAACCTGGAATAACAACCAACAGGCTATTCATGTTTATGAAGTACAGGGAACCGCAACAGGCAGCGGAGGTTTTGATGTAGCTAGTTTCGATCAAACTAAGGCATCGGGTGGTAAATGGCTCTGGTGGTGGGTAGACGCCGGTAAATTAAAACGGCAGGAAGTAAAGTAA